A single genomic interval of Dysidea avara chromosome 8, odDysAvar1.4, whole genome shotgun sequence harbors:
- the LOC136265117 gene encoding sialate:O-sulfotransferase 1-like isoform X1 yields MSSPLIKRHVVFLLLIVLIIIGCFGVYFKGRTASISGTPDFLESRETASRGASTKTTDNRRPIIYDKTKATRKPKKGLTVQQSTQPRSKSFKSSFMETAAIKRFGTDLTDEALAQFKKCAGRVLSQRSSGYIEIPPSKQHCKTMSFRKSGLTVLLVSYPGSGNSWVRQLLETTTGIYSGSFPCDSTYVQAGMIGEGVRTGNVIAIKAHKMSKSVDYDKVIYLIRNPFATLVADWSRFESKKFDMNTRHVHEVGQEHFSNNSKWDKAVREDSTAWEKHVATWLGHIQRPTLVVQYEELQRNLDGELKRMLDFLEHPYTEDDIQCTVHSTVDGFHRKHTKQLDPYTPSQTQFLLNKLHLVDNVLKENNISYHNVYT; encoded by the exons ATGTCTTCTCCGCTTATCAAAAGGCATGTTGTATTTCTGTTGTTAATTGTACTTATCATAATTGGATGTTTTGGCGTGTATTTTAAAGGAAGAACAGCGTCGATTAGCGGTACGCCAGACTTTCTTGAGAGCCGCGAGACTGCCTCAAGAGGCGCTTCCACTAAGACTACAGATAATAGACGTCCCATTATATATGATAAGACAAAAGCGACGAGAAAGCCCAAGAAAGGTTTAACAGTTCAACAGAGTACTCAGCCGCGTTCCAAGTCGTTCAAATCATCTTTTATGGAAACCGCAGCGATAAAACGATTTGGAACTGACCTGACGGACGAAGCACTGGCTCAATTTAAGAAGTGTGCCGGTCGTGTGTTGTCACAACGCAGCAGTGGATATATAGAAATACCCCCGTCTAAGCAGCACTGTAAAACAATGTCATTTAGAAAGTCAGGACTAACAGTATTACTGGTTAGCTATCCGGGATCAGGAAACTCATGGGTGAGACAGCTACTCGAGACAACTACAGGAATTTACAGTGGCTCGTTTCCTTGTGATTCAACATATGTTCAAGCTGGAATGATTGGGGAAGGAGTAAGAACAGGCAATGTGATTGCGATCAAGGCCCACAAGATGTCTAAATCAGTGGATTATGACAAAGTAATATATTTAATCAGAAATCCATTTGCTACACTTGTTGCTGATTGGAGCCGATTTGAATCGAAGAAATTTGACATGAATACTAGACATGTGCATGAAGTGGGTCAGGAACACTTCA GTAACAATTCAAAGTGGGATAAAGCTGTTAGAGAAGACTCAACTGCTTGGGAGAAGCATGTCGCTACATGGCTTGGACACATTCAGCGACCAACTCTAGTGGTACAATATGAAGAATTGCAGAGAAACCTTGATGGAGAACTAAAACGGATGTTAGATTTCCTGGAACACCCGTACACTGAAGATGATATACAATGTACTGTCCATTCTACAGTGGATGGCTTTCATAGGAAACACACTAAACAATTAGATCCTTATACTCCATCTCAAACACAATTCCTATTAAATAAACTTCATCTTGTAGATAATGTACTAAAAGAAAATAACATTTCTTATCACAATGTTTATACTTAG